The following are encoded together in the Humulus lupulus chromosome 5, drHumLupu1.1, whole genome shotgun sequence genome:
- the LOC133779349 gene encoding uncharacterized protein LOC133779349, producing the protein MLQDLLHGYSRKNISPQCLLKIDISKAYDSVDWGFLEEILSAFCFPKKVIKWIMVCLADSSYILLMNGRLQGCFEGRNGLRQGDPISPLLFVLVMEYLTRLLKQVANHREFRFHPLCKHLHLVNICFADDLILFCKGNYRSVQLLFEGFMGFFNSSGLAVNLNKSQIFLGGVAAEVKQNILNLVALGEGTFPLKYLGFSLRPTKWQAADCGVIIKKIQTKLHMWASDVGIFCGALLILVANFIVHLGPKFVSLNLLEWIDGIYLKGQSFWSYKLKADVSWYWRKLCYLRDFISEAKLSSATMNGSLRLKVLLHSFLQRQPADFAKAVWCCFSVPKHRFILWQSVLGHLLTRDNLVRCHVAGVSVMCPVCEQEEESHQHLFFGCWFSQQVWFLLKGWLGSGIWPVHFAGWKDWLNRKPRSVLHRFFIAVLAATVYGVWYNRNSCIFSGCSYTPWNIVRRIKLAVKYRLFDRLSQKILRQNCFLASLVDNM; encoded by the exons ATGCTTCAGGATTTGCTTCATGGGTACTCTAGAAAGAATATATCTCCCCAGTGCTTGTTAAAGATCGACATCAGTAAGGCCTATGATTCTGTAGATTGGGGGTTTTTGGAAGAGATTCTATCTGCTTTTTGTTTCCCTAAGAAGGTTATTAAGTGGATCATGGTGTGTTTGGCGGATTCCTCTTATATCCTTCTTATGAATGGGCGGTTGCAGGGCTGCTTTGAGGGGCGGAACGGTTTAAGACAGGGGGACCCTATTTCTCCTCTTTTGTTTGTTCTGGTTATGGAGTATCTTACTAGACTCCTTAAACAGGTTGCCAATCATAGAGAGTTTAGATTTCACCCTTTGTGCAAGCATTTACACTTAGTGAATATTTGCTTCGCGGACGACCTGATTTTATTTTGTAAGGGCAATTATCGCTCTGTTCAGCTGCTGTTTGAGGGCTTTATGGGTTTCTTTAACAGCTCCGGGCTGGCTGTTAACTTGAATAAATCTCAAATTTTCTTAGGGGGTGTGGCAGCTGAGGTGAAGCAGAATATTTTGAATCTTGTTGCTCTTGGAGAGGGTACTTTCCCCTTGAAATACCTGGGTTTCTCTTTGAGACCTACGAAATGGCAAGCTGCTGATTGTGGGGTTATCATCAAGAAAATTCAGACTAAACTTCACATGTGGGCGA GTGATGTAGGAATTTTCTGTGGGGCTCTTCTAATTCTCGTAGCAAACTTCATTGTACATCTTGGGCCCAAGTTTGTCTCCCTAAATCTCTTGGAG TGGATTGATGGAATTTATCtcaaaggtcaatctttttggTCTTACAAGCTTAAAGCTGATGTGAGTTGGTATTGGCGTAAACTCTGTTATCTAAGGGATTTTATTTCTGAAGCAAAGCTGTCTAGTGCAACTATGAATGGTTCTCTTAGGCTGAAAGTTCTGTTGCACAGCTTTCTGCAAAGACAACCAGCTGATTTTGCTAAGGCTGTTTGGTGTTGTTTTTCGGTCCCTAAGCATAGGTTCATCTTGTGGCAGTCAGTTTTGGGTCATCTTTTGACTAGGGATAACTTAGTGAGGTGCCATGTGGCTGGAGTCTCTGTGATGTGTCCGGTTTGTGAGCAAGAGGAGGAATCGCATCAGCACTTGTTCTTTGGCTGCTGGTTTTCTCAGCAAGTCTGGTTTTTGCTCAAGGGGTGGTTAGGATCTGGTATATGGCCAGTTCATTTTGCTGGCTGGAAGGATTGGCTTAACAGGAAGCCTAGGAGTGTTTTGCATAGATTTTTTATTGCTGTGTTGGCTGCTACAGTTTATGGAGTTTGGTATAACAGGAATTCTTGCATTTTTTCGGGTTGTTCTTATACCCCCTGGAATATTGTGAGGAGGATTAAGCTGGCAGTGAAGTACAGATTGTTTGACCGGCTGAGTCAGAAAATTCTTAGACAAAATTGTTTTTTAGCTTCTCTAGTTGATAATATGTAA